The nucleotide sequence TTCCCGTCTCCTGCCCCAGTAACAAATCGTAATAATCGCTTACCTGCTGAATACCCAAGTATTTGTTTATAGCACCGGCACCAGCGTTATACGAAGCCGCAGTCAAGGTCCAACTGCCGTACTTGTTGTAATGTCTTTTTAAGTAGGCACAAGCCACTTCTGTAGCTTTTTCGAGGTTATAACGTTCGTCTACGTTACTGTTCACCTCTAGGCCGTATTCCCTTCCTGTAGCCTTCATAATCTGCCAAAAACCGGCCGCACCGGCATGTGACACCACATTTTGCAATCCGCTTTCGGCAACCGCCAAATATTTAAAATCGTCGGGGATTCCGTTTTTTGCCAAAATAGGCTCGATTATCGGAAAATATTTGTTCGCCCTTTTGATCAACAGTACGGCATTCGACTGCCAATAGGTGTTTACCAAAAACTCACGGTCGACACGCTCCATGATCTCAGGGTCTTCCTGAGGCACCATTTCACCTGCAAAGTTCAAGTCTTCAGGAATATCTATGGCCGAAATTCGATACGATTCCGCAACGTTCTTATCGTTTACTTCAATCTCGTTTTCGCTTACATCGGCATCTCCCTTACTCGGTTCTACATTATTTTGTACGGCAAATATCAAAGTACTCACGACAAAAAAGACGCCCAAGAGCATCAATACATTCTTTAAAATCTTCATTTTTTGGTATTGTTCGGTTTATTCAAAGTTAGTAAACTCTTTTTGAATTTTTCTACCTCGGCCCCTTACTTATTGAGGTTTAACTTTTACTTTGCCATAATCCCACTAAAAGGCAGAGATCACAACAAGGCTTACGATTAAATTCACATGGGGGGTCTTCAGATAGAGATGAATCTAATACTACAACTCGTTTATTCCAAAATAATTGTGGGCAGATGCTCATTAAACCACCGAGCCCTGTGAATGATCATCGTATGCGTGCCACTTTTTACGGTAATACAATGCTTTATTTTTTCAATAGGAAAAACAGCATCTTTATCACCATGAATATGAACGAGGTTAGGTATGGGCTCGACCGGTTTCCAATTGACGATTTGATCAATAGACCAGTCGATATAATATTTGTCACGAATGGAAAGGTATTCTTCATAGAGCGCCAACCGCTTGGTTACCGTCTCCCCGAAAGCGTACTTCGCCAGAAGCTCAATATTGTTGACAAGTCCTGTGGGCAAAAGTTTATGCACCTTTGTATACTTAGCGAATATCATGCGCTTCGGCAGCTCTGAGGCCTCTTTTACACTTGATACCAACACAACCTTCCTAAAGGATTTGAACCGTGCCATTTCTTGTGCGAGCATCCCCCCAAAAGATACACCGACCAAAACCGCATTATCATGAAGCACATATTCGTTCATTTTTTTGGCATAGTCGGAAAGTGACATATCCCGTTCGGGTACGAACCATTCAAGCAGATGTTGCTCAAAGATATCTTCAGGTAAGCGGATATGCTTAAAAATGGAAGGGTTAGCCGCCATTCCCGGCATAAAATAGACATGAACCTTAGTACTGCGCATTTTGAATAAGCATAGGAATTGTTAGGAAATTAACATTTTTTTCACTACTTTTGCTGTCGACTTTGGGGTTAATCCATAGTTTATACAAATCTGAGCAAAAGTATACAAAATTGCGATTTGAGAACACCGTAATTTTCTTACCTCTTGCCGTCATCTAAAATCAAACTATATGAATGAAGTAGAAATTATTGACAACAGTTTCTTGCGCCAATTCGAAACCAAGGTTGAAGGTCATTTAGCCAAGATCGAATATTCTTCGCAAGAACGCAAAGTATTTCTAACAAAATTAGTAGTGCCTGAAGAAATCACTAAAGAAGGTTTCAAAGAAGATTTTATCAAATCCGTTCTTCACCACATTCAAGAGCAAAATCAGAGAGTGGTTCCTACAAGTCCTCAAATTGCCGGTTTCTTACGTAAAAACAGACAATATAAAGAGATGTTACCTGTAGGTATTAGAATCTAATCGAATTTCAGAGTTTTTTTGAAGATGAATCCCGCACGAAGCGGGATTTTTTTTGCCCTTATACTTCCGCTGTACTTTTAGCGAACTCAAAACGCACCAGGCCATCGGTATCTATATCGGTCAAGACTACCTCGTGAAGGGTATTTACCAATTCTGGGTTCCACGGCGATTTTACCTTGACGTAGTTGGCCGTAAAACCATGAATGTATCCTTCTTTGTTCTCTCCTTCGAACAATACCTGATGCGTGCGCCCCAACTGACTTTCATAAAAAGCCCTTCGTTTCTTAACCGAAAGTCCACGTAACATCTTACTACGCTTGTTCCTTACCTGTTTCGGTACAACGCCGGCCATATCGGCCGCAGCCGTATTATCGCGTTCGGAATAGGTAAAAACGTGCAAATACGATATATCCAGCTCGTTCAGAAAATGGTAAGTTTCAAGAAAGTGTTCGTCGGTTTCCCCCGGAAACCCGACAATAACATCGACACCGATACACGCATGCGGCATAACCTCCTTGATCTTTCTGACCCTATCTACATATAGGTCGCTCATATACCTGCGGCGCATCAGCTTTAAAATAGCATCGCTCCCACTTTGTAAGGGAATATGAAAATGAGGCACGAAGGAGTCGCTCTGCGATACAAAGTCTATAGTTTCATTCTTTAGCAGGTTCGGCTCAATAGAGGATATTCGCAAACGATGTATGCCCTCTACCCTATCCAAGGCCTTTACCAAGTCTAAAAACGTATGCTCATGCTTCTTGTTACCAAACTCCCCTTTACCGTAGTCTCCGATATTCACGCCGGTCAGTACAATTTCCTTAATGCCTTTTGCCGATATTTCAGCCGCATTGTCCAAGACGTTCTGCAAGGTATCGCTTCTAGAGATGCCCCTAGCCAAGGGAATCGTGCAATAGGTACACTTATAGTCACATCCGTCCTGTACCTTTAAAAAAGCACGTGTACGGTCTCCGATAGCATAGCTACCCACATAAAAATCGGCTTCGTGGATCTCACAGGAGTGCACTTCGCCAAAATCGTTTTTGGTAAGGTCGTTGATATAGTCGGTAATCTTAAATTTTTCGGTAGCCCCCAACACCAAGTCCACACCATCTACAGCGGCCAATTCTTCCGGTTTCAACTGCGCATAGCAGCCGATAGCCGCCACAAAGGCATCAGGGTTTACTTTCTGGGCCTGTTTTACAATGGTCTTGAACCTTTTGTCCGCGTTTTCAGTCACCGAACACGTATTAATCACATACATATCGGCCGATTCGGCAAAATCTACACGTTCGAAACCCTCATCCTGAAATCCTCTGGCAATGGTTGAAGTTTCGGAAAAATTGAGTTTACAGCCCAATGTATAAAAAGCAACTTTCTTTTTCATACCCTTTTCCCTTTCTGCATTCGTATTCAATTGACGCTTTTTTTAAGGTCACAAATATACAAACTTGAAGCGACCCTGTAACATTCGCTAAAGAGGTCGCTTCCTTCCCCTTTTAAAAGACACTTATCTTGAAGATTCAAATTAATAGTTACGCCATTTTTTAGTCAACTCAAAGACGTGCTCCAAAATACGGGCCTCCTTATCATCGAACTCCACATTTCTTCTCGCCATCATCACTTTGGCCGCATCGAAAGCTTTGGTCGTACTATAGGTAGAAAAGCCCGAAGCCCCGCCCCAACTGAAACTTGGCACAAAATTACGAGGAAATCCTGGTACGTAAATATTACAGTTCACCCCGATTACCGTACCGGTATTGAACATTGTGTTTATGGCCGTTTTACTATGATCCCCCATCATCAGGCCGCAAAATTGCAATCCGGTCTGTTCAAAACTTTCAGAGGCGTAATTCCATAAACGGACCTTAGCGTAATTGTTCTTAAGGTTCGAGTTGTTCGAATCGGCTCCAATATTACACCACTCCCCCAATACCGCATTACCCAAATAACCCTCATGGCCCTTACTTGAGTAGCCAAAAATTACCGAGTTGCTGATTTCGCCGCACACCTTTCCGTACGGGCCTATTGTTGTTGCACCATAAATCTTGGCCCCCATTTTCACCACGGCATTATTGCACAGTGCAAAAGCACCCCGAATCAAATTACCTTCCCACACCTGTGAATCTTTACCCAAATAAATGGGGCCGTCCGTGGCATTTAAAATACTGTGCTCTACCTGTGCCCCTTCCTCCATAAAGATACGCTCTGGGTGAATCAGGGTATTGCTCTTCGGTATAGGTGCACTTTTTCTTCCTGCGGTAATCAAATCAAAATCGGCCTGCAGGGCTTCCCCGTTTTTCGAGAAGATATCCCAGGTATTTACCACCTGTATGACATCATCTTCAAAATCGATATGCCGGTACGACGCAAAATCTACCTCTTCCTGTGTTTCCTTGGTAAAAAAAGCTATGACTTCCTCCCCTTTAAAAATAGCCTCGTTCTCCTTTAGGTCTTGAATCAGGCCGACCAACTTTTCATTGGGAAGAAAAGAGGCATTGATCAATACGTTCTCTTCCATCTCGACCATCGGATACTTTTCCGATAGATACTCTTCGGTAATCGTGGTAGTGGTATTGCCAAGATACTTTTCCCATTTTTCACGTATGGTCAATATTCCTATCCGTATATCGGCAACCGGCCTTGTAAAAGTAAACGGCAGCAGGTTTTCCCTTACCCTACCATCAAAAAGTATATAGTTCATTGCTGGTTATTTTTCTGCAAAAATAGACATTCTGTTTCTCTCGTCAGATAGACCACAATTGTAATTGGTCTATGCTATAAACAAAAAAAGCCTCCGACAATTGTGGAGGCTCTTCTAAAAATATCGTGTACAAGAAATTACTTTTCTTCTTTATCAGCTTTTTCTTCTTTGGCTGCAGCAGGTTTCTTCTTGAACTTCTCGTATTTACTTTTGAACTTATCAATACGTCCGGCAGTATCCAAGAATTTAGCCTTACCAGTATAGAAAGGGTGAGATGTTCTAGAGATTTCCAATTTTACCAAAGGGTATTCAACACCGTCAACTTCTAATGTTTCTTTGGTGTTTGCGGTAGATTTAGTCAAAAAAACCTCGTCATTTGACATGTCTTTAAAAGCGACTAATCTATAATTTTCTGGGTGTATTCCTTTTTTCATTCTAATTAAAATTTTACGCACCCATTCCAACAGGCACTCATTTTAAGGCTGCAAATTTAATTAATTTTCCTTAATCTACAATCTTATTACTAAAAAAAGAACCAATTAGTACCCGAAAAAAAATTAAGCCCTCCAAATAAAGGCGTGCCGGCCTTTGCGACAACAAAAAGAGCGGCGTGTACGGGTTTATGCCCAACCGTTTTGCAACCGTTCCGTTTCCGAACCCCAAAACACCAATAAACCTTGGCCGAAGATGCCTCCACCCCAGACAAACAACCGATAGGGCTTTAAACCTCCGCTTTAGTCACAATCATAGGTGAGAACCACATCCGTTTCCATTTCCAATATCAGCCTCTCAAAAATATTGTTGATATCAAATTTTTCCTTATCTGAACATTGGGAAAAATACGGACCATTAAACTCTTCTTCCTTTTCCTCGTAGGTAACCAAGTACTCCTGGGCAATTTCCCTCTGTTCCTGGCATTGTTCCAATGTATAAAAAGTACCATCGGGGTTTCTTACTTCCGCAATTTCCGCATAATAAGCCTCTTCCGTTTCTTCAAGATATCTCATCATGGCCGCCGCACAATTCGACACTTCGTCTTCTTTTTCATCATCTTCGATACACCCCATATTTAGAATTATCAATAGTAATGGGAACAACAATCTCGTTTTCATTTTTTAGAATTTATAACATTAGTACTTATTTGAACTCTTACTCATTTTTCTTCTACCCATGCCATATAAAAACAGACCGTTACCTCTTTTCAAACTCCCTTTGGCCTTATCAGGTCGGTTCGGCGACATCCCAAACCTTGGCACGCCTATCGCCGGCCCTATGGCGCCTCGTTAAAGCATCCGTCCGCATAGGTATTACCTGCCGTCCCGACCTCATCCAAAAGAGACGGTTCGGGCAGCATGGCCGACAGAACGATTATGGTGAAGTGACGCCCATAAAAGAGCCCTTCACGAAATTCGGCACCATTTTACCCTATCTAGGGCTATAGAATAACACATTGAAGATTTACGGTCGGGGGAACCGTTGAAGAAAATCCCCATTTTGTTTACGGAATAGAAGGAACATTTTCTTTTTCTATCCTATCTTTGTCGAGCAAAACACATAAACAATTGTTTTTAAGACGGTTACGGCTTACGATAAAAATACATAAAAACCTAGATTTCAATCCAAATTAAGATTTTAATCACCCACAATGTAACAAAAAGATGGTTTAAATCACATATATAACCGTACAACAACCTAAATACACTAAAATGGAAGAAATCCAAGCAAAAACAGGAAAGTTTGCCCTTAATCATGGTCTAATAGTAGGTGTTATTGGTATAGCCTTCGCTATTATGCTTTACACTATGGATATGCACTATGAGCGTGGCATCGCCGTTCAAGGTACCCAAACATTGATTTTGATAGCAGGTATCGTATTGGGCGTCTATCAGTTCAGGAAAGCCAATTCAGGCTTTTTAACCATCTCGGAAGCTTTAAAGGTAGGGGCCGGCGTTGCCCTTATAGCCGCAATTATGGGACTACTCTATTTTTATGTTTTTTCAAATTTTGTAGAGCCCGATTTTATGGACCATATGTACGAGATCGGAAAACAACAGGCTTTGGAAAACAACCCGAAGCTGACCGAGGAACAGCTTAACCAAGGTATCGAGATGCAAAAACAGTTCGCTTGGATGAACTACCCTATCATTCTGATCATGAACATTCTCATTGGTTTGGTCGTAGGCCTTGTGGTGGGTCTTATTTTAAAGAAAGACAAACCCACGTATTAGATACCCTTTTTAAAAATTATGTGTCCACTCCCCTAAAAAATCATACAATTCACTAAAGACCAATTAGTTAATTCATTTATCTTTTTAAATATTCTATATGTGGCCCCATTAAGGGACGATAAAGAAGGCTTATACCTGAAAAGTTTGAATGACTTCTAGATCAAAATTGTATTTTTGGTCTGATTTATAGAAACTGTGAATGGATCTATCCATAATAATACCCTTACTTAACGAAGAAGAATCTTTAAAAGAACTCCATGATTGGATCGTAAAAGTCATGCGCTCCAATCAATTCACCTATGAGATTCTTTTTATTGACGATGGCAGTACCGATGGCTCTTGGAAGACCATTACGGAGCTCTCCCATTCGAACCCTAACGTAAAGGGCATACGGTTCAATACGAATTTCGGAAAATCACAGGCGCTTCACGCCGGTTTTAAAGCGGCCAAAGGCAATGTGGTCATAACTATGGATGCCGACCTGCAAGACAATCCTGAAGAAATTCCCGAACTGTACCGATTGATAAAAGAAGACAAGTTCGATTTGGTATCGGGCTGGAAGAAGAAACGATATGATTCGGTACTCTTCAAGAATATGCCTTCCAAACTGTTCAACTGGGCAGCTAGACAAACCTCAGGCGTAAAGTTGCACGATTTCAATTGCGGTTTAAAGGCTTTTGACCAAAAAGTCATCAAAAGCATTGAGGTTTCGGGCGAAATGCACCGCTATATTCCGGTTTTGGCAAAAAATGCAGGCTATGGCAACATAGGCGAAAAAATAGTTAAGCATCAGGCCCGAAAATACGGCAAGACCAAATTTGGCATGGAACGCTTTATAAACGGTTTTTTAGACCTCTTGACCATATGGTTCGTCTCTAAATTCGGACGCCAGCCCATGCATTTGTTCGGGGCCTTGGGCGTTCTTATGTTCATTATAGGTTTCGGCTTCGCCATTTACCTCGGTATCGATAAACTTTTTATCAACCCGTACGGTCGGCTCATTACCGATCGCCCCCAATTTTTTATTGCACTTACCGCAATGATAATTGGCACCCAGTTATTTTTGGCTGGATTTTTAGGCGAAATTTTAATAAGATCACGAAAAAACGAGACGCGTTATACCATTTCCGAAGAAATATACCCAGAGCAAAAAGCAAATGAATATTCTTCGTAATTTTATGCGCTAATTAACATACTTAATATAGACACTACTATGGACGCCATTCTAAATACCGCCAAATCTTGGTTGACCGATTTTTTTGACCCAGAAGTAAAAAAAGAGGTCCAAAACCTAATCGACAACGATACCGATGAACTGAAAGACCGTTTTTACAAGCATATGGAATTCGGAACCGGTGGTATGCGCGGAGTTATGGGAGTCGGCACCAACAGAATAAACAAATACACCTTGGGGAAAAGCACCCAGGGCCTAAGCAACTACTTAAAAAAGACCTATACCGACGAAGATATCAAAGTGGTTATTGCCTTCGATTGCCGTCACAATAGCGACACCTTGGCAAGAACCGTGGCAGAAGTACTTTCGGCAAACGGTATCAAGGTCTTCCTTTTTTCGGAACTTCGCACAACCCCCGAACTTTCGTTTGCCGTTAGGCATTTAGGCTGCCATGCAGGCATCGTTTTGACCGCATCGCACAACCCGCCCGAATACAACGGTTACAAGGTATATTGGACCGATGGGGGGCAAATTGTGCCGCCACAGGACGGCGAGATAATTGCCGAAATCAATTCCCTTTCTTTTGAGGACATCAATTTTGAGGCAAACAATGCGCTCATTGAGCTTATAGATAAAGACGTAGACGAGGCTTTCATTAAGGAATCCGTTGCCAACGGAAATTTTAACGCTGCCGGTAAAGACGATTTTAAAATTGTTTTTACTTCGCTTCACGGTACATCTATCACCGCTATTCCCGAAGTCTTAAAAAGGGCCGGTTATAAGAACGTGACCATAATAGAGGAACAGGCCAAGCCCGACGGAAACTTCCCTACCGTAAAATCACCGAACCCTGAAGAGCCGGAAGCACTGTCTATGGCCGTTGCCAAAGCGGAAGAAATCGGTGCGGACATGGTAGTAGGTACGGACCCCGATAGCGACCGTTTAGGTATAGCGGTTCGAAACCTTGACGGAAAAATGGAAATCGTCAACGGCAACCAAGCCATGATCTTGATGACCAAGTTCCTCTTGGAACAACAAAGACGAAAAGGCTTTAAGGGCAATGAATTTATAGCCACCACCATTGTTTCCACCCCTATGATGGAAGCCATGGCCAAAGCATATGGCGTAGAGTTCAAGACTGCCCTGACCGGTTTTAAATGGATCGGAAAAATGATAAAAGATTTCCCCGAGTCGAATTTTATCGGTGGCGGTGAAGAAAGCTTTGGTTATATGGTAGGCGATTTTGTACGTGACAAAGATGCCGTTACCTCTACCCTATTGGCATGTGAGATTGCTGCTCAAGCCAAAGCGGATGGAAGCTCTTTTTACAAAAAATTGATCGACTGTTATGTTGATTACGGTTTCTACAAAGAGAAGCTGATCTCCATTACCAAAAAAGGGATGAGCGGTGCCGAGGAAATCAAACAAATGCTGAAGGATTTCAAGGAAAACCCTGTTTCTTCCGTGGCCGGTTCAAAGGTAAAATGGATCGAAGATTACAACACTTCCATCGCCAAGAACGTACTTACAGGTGAAGAAAAGACAATCGACATTCCAAAATCGAACGTACTGATCTACGAAACCGAAGATGGCACACGTATTGCCGCAAGACCAAGTGGAACCGAACCTAAGGTAAAGTTTTATATCAGCACGAATACGAAATTGGAAAAAGCGGAAGATTTCAAAAAAGTCTCAAAAGAATTGGATGATAAAATCCAAAACATTCTTACAGAGCTTAATCTCGGTTAATGGAATATTTCAAAAAAATCCTTCGTTTTGCAAAGCCTTATAGCAAATACGGATATCTAAATATTTTTTTTAACATCCTCTACGCATTGTTCAGTGCCCTTTCGTTTGCGGCACTGATTCCAATGCTCGATGTCTTGTTCAAGCCTGAAAACAGGGTTTTGCAAGAACCTGTGTACACAGGTATGGGCAGTTTAAAGGATTATCTTCAGGCCTACATCAATTTCAGGGTTAATGAATATTCCGGTGATGACGAGATGAAAGGACTGATATTGGTCATTGGCCTGGTACTCGTGCTTTTCCTTCTAAAGAATTTTTTCAATTATTTGGCCATGTACTTCATTACCTTTCTAAGGAACGGCGTACTGAAAGACATTCGCAACAAGATGTACAAAAAAATTGTTGAGCTGCCCATCTCTTTTTATTCCGAAAAAAGAAAGGGTGATGTTATTGCCCGTATCACCTCAGACGTTCTTGAGATTCAACATTCCTTTCTTTCGGTCTTGGAACTGATCGTACGAGAACCCTTGACCATATTGTTTACCATCATTATCATGTTTGGTATCAGCACCAAGCTGACCATTTTTGTTTTTGTATTCATACCTATTGCGGGCACCATCATCTCAAGGATCGGTAAATCGTTAAAGAAAAAATCGGACCGCGTACAAAAAGAACAAGGCGAATTCCTTTCCATTGTTGAGGAAACCTTGGGCGGACTCCGTGTGATAAAGGCTTTTAACTCGGAATCTTATTTTTCACGTGTTTTCGAAAAATCGACCAACAGGTTCTTTCGCTTTTCAAACTCTCTTTTAAACCGACAAAACCTAGCCTCGCCCACCGGTGAATTTTTGGGTATTTTGGTCATAGGCGTACTCCTATGGTTCGGTGGAAAGATGGTCTTGGTCGACAAAACCTTAGACCCCTCTTCATTCATTGCCTATATGGGACTGGCTTATAACATCTTGACGCCCGCAAAAGCCATCAGTAAAGCTTCCTATGGCGTAAAGAAAGGGAATGCCGCCGCTGAAAGGGTCTTAGAGATATTAGAGACCGAAAACCCAATTGTAGACAAAATCGATGCCGTAAACAAACCTAGTTTTGACAGCGGTATAACCCTTGAGGATATTTCCTTTAAATATGAAGATGAATACGTACTCAAAAACTTCAACCTTTCCGTTCCCAAAGGCGACACGGTAGCCTTGGTAGGGCAGTCAGGAAGTGGCAAAAGTACCATCGCCAATCTCATTACCCGGTTCTACGATGTGAACGAAGGTTCCATTTTAATCGATGGGCACAACATCAAGGACATCTCTAAAAAATCATTACGTGGCCTTATGGGCCTCGTTACCCAAGATTCCATTTTATTCAATGATACGGTAGCCCACAATATTGCTTTAGGGAAGGAAAACGCTACCCAAGAAGAGATCATTGAAGCGGCAAAAATCGCCAATGCCCACGAATTTATTGTCGAGCTTCCCAATGGCTACGACACCAATATAGGCGATAGCGGAAACAAGTTGAGTGGCGGGCAAAAGCAACGCCTATCCATTGCCAGGGCCGTACTGAAGAATCCGCCCATCATGATACTCGACGAGGCCACCTCGGCCCTCGATACCGAGAGCGAACGCTTGGTACAAGATGCGCTCGAAAAAATGATGCGCAACAGAACATCCATAGTGATTGCCCATAGGTTATCGACCATTCAAAATGCCAATACCATCGTCGTACTTCAAAAAGGCGTAATCGTAGAACAAGGCTCACACGACGAGCTTCTTGCAAAGAATGGCACCTATAAAAAACTGGTGCAAATGCAATCTTTGGGCTAGGCCATTAAACCTTTTCTTAAATTTATAGTCTTAACTATACATTTTAAGCCCGAAACATTTGATTGCAGAGGAAACCTTAGTAAATCAGTTACAGCGAGCAGAAACCCAGGCCAGCGCCTTTGGGGTGCTTGTAGATACCTACAAAGAAAGGTTGTACTGGCATATACGTAGAATTGTGTTGAACCACGACGATACCGATGATATTCTGCAGAATACCTTTATCAAGGTTTACAAAAACATTTCAAATTTTAAGGGCGACAGTAAGTTATATTCTTGGATGTACAGGATAGCGACCAACGAAGCCCTCTCCTTTCTCAAGAATAAATCAAGAATGATGGGTGTCGGTGACAGCGA is from Zobellia galactanivorans and encodes:
- a CDS encoding lytic transglycosylase domain-containing protein, whose amino-acid sequence is MKILKNVLMLLGVFFVVSTLIFAVQNNVEPSKGDADVSENEIEVNDKNVAESYRISAIDIPEDLNFAGEMVPQEDPEIMERVDREFLVNTYWQSNAVLLIKRANKYFPIIEPILAKNGIPDDFKYLAVAESGLQNVVSHAGAAGFWQIMKATGREYGLEVNSNVDERYNLEKATEVACAYLKRHYNKYGSWTLTAASYNAGAGAINKYLGIQQVSDYYDLLLGQETGRYVFRIMAIKEILSHPEKYGFDIDEEDMYKPVPTFKVEIDEPVLSFADFAQQYEINYKILKRHNPWLREAHLNNSSRKKYTIEIPNKGYYRVGK
- a CDS encoding alpha/beta fold hydrolase, with product MRSTKVHVYFMPGMAANPSIFKHIRLPEDIFEQHLLEWFVPERDMSLSDYAKKMNEYVLHDNAVLVGVSFGGMLAQEMARFKSFRKVVLVSSVKEASELPKRMIFAKYTKVHKLLPTGLVNNIELLAKYAFGETVTKRLALYEEYLSIRDKYYIDWSIDQIVNWKPVEPIPNLVHIHGDKDAVFPIEKIKHCITVKSGTHTMIIHRARWFNEHLPTIILE
- a CDS encoding GNAT family N-acetyltransferase, giving the protein MNEVEIIDNSFLRQFETKVEGHLAKIEYSSQERKVFLTKLVVPEEITKEGFKEDFIKSVLHHIQEQNQRVVPTSPQIAGFLRKNRQYKEMLPVGIRI
- the mtaB gene encoding tRNA (N(6)-L-threonylcarbamoyladenosine(37)-C(2))-methylthiotransferase MtaB; this translates as MKKKVAFYTLGCKLNFSETSTIARGFQDEGFERVDFAESADMYVINTCSVTENADKRFKTIVKQAQKVNPDAFVAAIGCYAQLKPEELAAVDGVDLVLGATEKFKITDYINDLTKNDFGEVHSCEIHEADFYVGSYAIGDRTRAFLKVQDGCDYKCTYCTIPLARGISRSDTLQNVLDNAAEISAKGIKEIVLTGVNIGDYGKGEFGNKKHEHTFLDLVKALDRVEGIHRLRISSIEPNLLKNETIDFVSQSDSFVPHFHIPLQSGSDAILKLMRRRYMSDLYVDRVRKIKEVMPHACIGVDVIVGFPGETDEHFLETYHFLNELDISYLHVFTYSERDNTAAADMAGVVPKQVRNKRSKMLRGLSVKKRRAFYESQLGRTHQVLFEGENKEGYIHGFTANYVKVKSPWNPELVNTLHEVVLTDIDTDGLVRFEFAKSTAEV
- a CDS encoding GlmU family protein; its protein translation is MNYILFDGRVRENLLPFTFTRPVADIRIGILTIREKWEKYLGNTTTTITEEYLSEKYPMVEMEENVLINASFLPNEKLVGLIQDLKENEAIFKGEEVIAFFTKETQEEVDFASYRHIDFEDDVIQVVNTWDIFSKNGEALQADFDLITAGRKSAPIPKSNTLIHPERIFMEEGAQVEHSILNATDGPIYLGKDSQVWEGNLIRGAFALCNNAVVKMGAKIYGATTIGPYGKVCGEISNSVIFGYSSKGHEGYLGNAVLGEWCNIGADSNNSNLKNNYAKVRLWNYASESFEQTGLQFCGLMMGDHSKTAINTMFNTGTVIGVNCNIYVPGFPRNFVPSFSWGGASGFSTYSTTKAFDAAKVMMARRNVEFDDKEARILEHVFELTKKWRNY
- a CDS encoding type B 50S ribosomal protein L31, translated to MKKGIHPENYRLVAFKDMSNDEVFLTKSTANTKETLEVDGVEYPLVKLEISRTSHPFYTGKAKFLDTAGRIDKFKSKYEKFKKKPAAAKEEKADKEEK
- a CDS encoding DUF4199 domain-containing protein, which produces MEEIQAKTGKFALNHGLIVGVIGIAFAIMLYTMDMHYERGIAVQGTQTLILIAGIVLGVYQFRKANSGFLTISEALKVGAGVALIAAIMGLLYFYVFSNFVEPDFMDHMYEIGKQQALENNPKLTEEQLNQGIEMQKQFAWMNYPIILIMNILIGLVVGLVVGLILKKDKPTY
- a CDS encoding glycosyltransferase family 2 protein, with the protein product MDLSIIIPLLNEEESLKELHDWIVKVMRSNQFTYEILFIDDGSTDGSWKTITELSHSNPNVKGIRFNTNFGKSQALHAGFKAAKGNVVITMDADLQDNPEEIPELYRLIKEDKFDLVSGWKKKRYDSVLFKNMPSKLFNWAARQTSGVKLHDFNCGLKAFDQKVIKSIEVSGEMHRYIPVLAKNAGYGNIGEKIVKHQARKYGKTKFGMERFINGFLDLLTIWFVSKFGRQPMHLFGALGVLMFIIGFGFAIYLGIDKLFINPYGRLITDRPQFFIALTAMIIGTQLFLAGFLGEILIRSRKNETRYTISEEIYPEQKANEYSS
- a CDS encoding phospho-sugar mutase — translated: MDAILNTAKSWLTDFFDPEVKKEVQNLIDNDTDELKDRFYKHMEFGTGGMRGVMGVGTNRINKYTLGKSTQGLSNYLKKTYTDEDIKVVIAFDCRHNSDTLARTVAEVLSANGIKVFLFSELRTTPELSFAVRHLGCHAGIVLTASHNPPEYNGYKVYWTDGGQIVPPQDGEIIAEINSLSFEDINFEANNALIELIDKDVDEAFIKESVANGNFNAAGKDDFKIVFTSLHGTSITAIPEVLKRAGYKNVTIIEEQAKPDGNFPTVKSPNPEEPEALSMAVAKAEEIGADMVVGTDPDSDRLGIAVRNLDGKMEIVNGNQAMILMTKFLLEQQRRKGFKGNEFIATTIVSTPMMEAMAKAYGVEFKTALTGFKWIGKMIKDFPESNFIGGGEESFGYMVGDFVRDKDAVTSTLLACEIAAQAKADGSSFYKKLIDCYVDYGFYKEKLISITKKGMSGAEEIKQMLKDFKENPVSSVAGSKVKWIEDYNTSIAKNVLTGEEKTIDIPKSNVLIYETEDGTRIAARPSGTEPKVKFYISTNTKLEKAEDFKKVSKELDDKIQNILTELNLG
- a CDS encoding ABC transporter ATP-binding protein, which gives rise to MEYFKKILRFAKPYSKYGYLNIFFNILYALFSALSFAALIPMLDVLFKPENRVLQEPVYTGMGSLKDYLQAYINFRVNEYSGDDEMKGLILVIGLVLVLFLLKNFFNYLAMYFITFLRNGVLKDIRNKMYKKIVELPISFYSEKRKGDVIARITSDVLEIQHSFLSVLELIVREPLTILFTIIIMFGISTKLTIFVFVFIPIAGTIISRIGKSLKKKSDRVQKEQGEFLSIVEETLGGLRVIKAFNSESYFSRVFEKSTNRFFRFSNSLLNRQNLASPTGEFLGILVIGVLLWFGGKMVLVDKTLDPSSFIAYMGLAYNILTPAKAISKASYGVKKGNAAAERVLEILETENPIVDKIDAVNKPSFDSGITLEDISFKYEDEYVLKNFNLSVPKGDTVALVGQSGSGKSTIANLITRFYDVNEGSILIDGHNIKDISKKSLRGLMGLVTQDSILFNDTVAHNIALGKENATQEEIIEAAKIANAHEFIVELPNGYDTNIGDSGNKLSGGQKQRLSIARAVLKNPPIMILDEATSALDTESERLVQDALEKMMRNRTSIVIAHRLSTIQNANTIVVLQKGVIVEQGSHDELLAKNGTYKKLVQMQSLG